The nucleotide window CACTTTTTGAAAAAGCGAACCCAACTATTAAATTGTCTTTTGATTTTGGTGGCTCTGGGCAAATTCGCGAACGTGTCGAAAGTGGCGCACCGATTGATGGTGTTCTTTTAGCCAGTAAAAAAGATGCGGATACATTAAGTAAACAAAATTTAGCAGAAGATACGAAAGAATTTGCGGGGAATGAACTGGTTTTAATAGAACCAAAAAACGCTGAGCAGACGAAAGATGCGAATTTAGAACAATTATTAAATGACGCGAGCAAAATTGCTATCGGAGATCCAGAATCAGTCCCAGCCGGCGCTTATGCCAAACAAACACTCGAAAACTTAAATCTTTATAATACCGAAAAAGCAAAACTCGTTCTCGCAACGGATGTTCGCCAAGTTTTATCCTATGTAGAAGCGGGAAATGCAGACGCTGGTTTTGTGTACCAAACAGATGCTTTATTAAGTAAAAAAGTACAAGTGAAAGCGAAAATTGACGAGAAGCTTCATGAGCCAATTGCATACTACAGCGCGCAAGTAAGCGATTCAGATAAAAAAGAAGCTACAGCAACTTTCCTCGAATTTATGAATAAAGCAGAAGCGCGAAAAACACTCGAAAAATACGGATTTAAAGCCGCTAATTAAGGGGAAGTCGCTTTACTTTTTAAAACAAGGAAACTCCTGTATATTGGTACTAAAGAAAACGCATACATGATTTATAGAAGGGAAGTGCGCCCAGATGATTGAAAAACGAAACACCATTAGAATGGAGCAGGCGAGAGAAGTATTATGTAACCAAATAACGCATCTTCCAGTTGAACGAAAGAACGTGACAGAGGCATTGAATCAAGTGTTACAAGAACCAATTTTTGCACCATTTCCTGCGCCGTATTTTCGCCGATCTGGTTACGATGGCTTTGCAATTACAGAAGCAGACGACGGGAATTATCCAATTACTTTACGAGTTGTCGCGGAAGTTCCATGTGGCGCAACCTACGACAAGCCACTCCAACCAGGCGAAACGGTTCGAATAATGACCGGAGCAAAAGTGCCAGACAATGCTTCAAAAATTATTATGCTAGAACAATCAAAAGAAGCTGACAATGAAAATGATATCGTGCTCATTAATACGCAACAATCTAGTAATATTACCGAAATCGGCGCAGAGTTTGCCAAAGGAGATTTACTGTTAAACCGCGGACACACGTTAAATGCAGGCTCGATAAGTTTGCTATCGTCATTTGGTATTCACGAAGTACAAGTAATCCGAAAGCCAAAAGTAGCAATTTTATCTACAGGTAGTGAACTTGTTCCAGCTGGAAATCCGCTTCCAGATGGTAAAATCTATAATAGCAATCAGCCGTTACTCGAAAACTTACTGAAGGTGCATCATGCGGAAATTTGTGCGGCCGAGCAACTGCCAGACAATTACGAAGACACAAAAAAACGATTGCTTGAACTGACCGAAATAGCGGATTTAATTGTCACAACTGGCGGCGTTTCCGTAGGCGATTTTGACTTTATGGCTGATATAGCTAAACAAGAAGCAGAATTACTTTTTAATAAAATTCAAATGCGACCAGGGAGTCCGACGACCGGGATGTGGCTGAATAAGACACTTATCGTCGCGCTTTCCGG belongs to Listeria swaminathanii and includes:
- a CDS encoding molybdopterin molybdotransferase MoeA, with product MIEKRNTIRMEQAREVLCNQITHLPVERKNVTEALNQVLQEPIFAPFPAPYFRRSGYDGFAITEADDGNYPITLRVVAEVPCGATYDKPLQPGETVRIMTGAKVPDNASKIIMLEQSKEADNENDIVLINTQQSSNITEIGAEFAKGDLLLNRGHTLNAGSISLLSSFGIHEVQVIRKPKVAILSTGSELVPAGNPLPDGKIYNSNQPLLENLLKVHHAEICAAEQLPDNYEDTKKRLLELTEIADLIVTTGGVSVGDFDFMADIAKQEAELLFNKIQMRPGSPTTGMWLNKTLIVALSGNPGACFTGFYLLVEPVLATLMGKDTTATTQVRAKMASDYTKNNGYDRFLRGTYRLSDEGEYLVELVGSDMSSALGNLHLTTCLFKIPRGQVGKLKGEEVEAWLLSSK
- the modA gene encoding molybdate ABC transporter substrate-binding protein, translated to MKKIALVITCGLLLLLTACGDTSEKEKTTTIHISAAASLKDTMDDIKPLFEKANPTIKLSFDFGGSGQIRERVESGAPIDGVLLASKKDADTLSKQNLAEDTKEFAGNELVLIEPKNAEQTKDANLEQLLNDASKIAIGDPESVPAGAYAKQTLENLNLYNTEKAKLVLATDVRQVLSYVEAGNADAGFVYQTDALLSKKVQVKAKIDEKLHEPIAYYSAQVSDSDKKEATATFLEFMNKAEARKTLEKYGFKAAN